A single genomic interval of Halobacillus halophilus DSM 2266 harbors:
- a CDS encoding gas vesicle protein GvpG, translating to MIHKLFTSPINLIVKVGEHVKEEVDKEMYDLDHIQKKLVNLQMMYELDEISQDVYEAQEEELLERYEVAKRMELEQWEEMTKRR from the coding sequence ATGATTCATAAACTATTCACTTCCCCGATTAATTTGATTGTTAAAGTCGGCGAGCACGTTAAGGAAGAAGTGGATAAAGAGATGTACGACTTAGATCATATCCAGAAAAAACTTGTCAATCTTCAGATGATGTATGAACTGGATGAAATCTCACAAGACGTTTATGAAGCACAGGAAGAAGAATTGCTCGAACGATATGAAGTTGCCAAGAGAATGGAGCTCGAGCAATGGGAGGAAATGACGAAACGGCGATAA
- a CDS encoding GvpL/GvpF family gas vesicle protein: MQKGVGGVEDMAEELGIYVFCCIQTNEEKSFGTIEFEGEERSIFTIHYKDAAMVATEAPVKIYTPKKDHLMTHQNVISRVMESESSVVPISFGNVFQTREDTEVLLENLYPQLARLFPEVENKIEIGLKVVGKKEWLEDEVNKNNKVMKQKETVSSKSEDAGYFDRIKLGEMAQDFFNNLKTEIEKDIHTPLVRLSESSKSNETVGEKMLLNGAYLIDRGNEQAFDEKVNELHERWKDRVEFKYTGPWPAYNFINIKLKVEETS; the protein is encoded by the coding sequence ATGCAAAAAGGTGTAGGAGGCGTAGAAGACATGGCTGAAGAATTAGGTATTTATGTATTTTGCTGCATTCAAACAAACGAGGAAAAAAGTTTTGGCACCATTGAGTTTGAAGGTGAAGAGCGTTCTATTTTTACCATCCATTATAAAGATGCTGCGATGGTAGCCACTGAAGCACCGGTGAAAATTTACACTCCGAAAAAAGATCATTTAATGACTCACCAAAATGTTATTTCCCGGGTGATGGAAAGTGAGTCCTCTGTGGTACCAATTAGTTTCGGGAACGTATTCCAGACCCGAGAAGATACAGAAGTCCTTCTCGAAAATTTATATCCTCAGTTAGCCCGCTTATTTCCTGAAGTTGAAAACAAAATCGAAATCGGGCTTAAAGTGGTGGGAAAAAAAGAATGGCTCGAAGATGAAGTCAACAAGAATAACAAAGTAATGAAGCAAAAAGAAACGGTCTCGAGTAAATCAGAAGACGCTGGATATTTTGACCGGATCAAACTCGGTGAAATGGCTCAGGATTTCTTTAATAATTTGAAAACAGAAATCGAAAAAGATATTCATACACCGCTTGTAAGGTTGTCTGAATCATCGAAGTCCAATGAAACGGTTGGAGAAAAAATGTTACTAAATGGAGCTTACCTGATTGATCGGGGCAATGAACAGGCGTTTGACGAAAAAGTAAATGAACTCCACGAACGCTGGAAGGATCGGGTGGAATTTAAATATACGGGTCCGTGGCCTGCTTATAATTTCATAAATATTAAATTGAAGGTGGAGGAAACGTCATGA
- the gvpN gene encoding gas vesicle protein GvpN: MTKLTETKAEPHEDRGVYAHPFFQNLIKRSQRYLSLGYPVHFTGPTGIGKTTLALHIAKSRKRPVVLISGNKSLSNAELIGAFKGYNRKKVNDNYVRTVRKIEENVTEGWVSGRLYEAVKNGYTVVYDEFTRSQPEVNNLFLSVLEEKILPLYGTKRKDSHIRVHPDFSIIFTSNPAEYVGVYQTQDALLDRMISLPLKSLDQEAEVGIVSERTNIDQDKAKAIVGFVHRVKDLCKNRDSSLSLRASIMIADVAERYQLPIDGDDKEFQELCLDITYFTLDLCTDDQEEDLQNKIIEACKKV, encoded by the coding sequence ATGACAAAGTTAACGGAAACAAAAGCTGAACCTCATGAAGATCGAGGCGTGTACGCCCATCCCTTCTTTCAAAATTTGATTAAGCGTTCACAGCGTTATTTATCGTTAGGTTATCCAGTGCATTTTACAGGTCCAACAGGGATCGGAAAAACGACGCTGGCTCTCCATATCGCTAAATCCAGAAAACGCCCAGTAGTATTAATCAGTGGGAATAAGAGTTTATCAAACGCTGAATTAATTGGTGCATTTAAAGGCTATAACCGTAAAAAGGTGAACGATAATTATGTGCGGACTGTAAGAAAAATTGAGGAAAATGTTACGGAAGGCTGGGTTTCAGGGCGTTTATATGAAGCTGTGAAAAATGGATACACCGTTGTTTACGATGAATTTACCAGATCACAACCGGAAGTCAACAATCTATTTTTATCCGTTCTGGAGGAAAAAATTCTGCCATTATACGGAACGAAACGGAAAGATTCTCATATAAGAGTTCACCCGGATTTTTCAATCATTTTCACCAGTAATCCAGCAGAATACGTAGGTGTATATCAAACACAGGATGCCCTTCTCGATCGTATGATATCGTTGCCGCTCAAGTCGCTGGATCAGGAAGCCGAAGTAGGTATTGTGTCTGAACGGACGAATATTGATCAGGATAAAGCAAAAGCCATCGTAGGTTTTGTTCATCGAGTGAAAGATTTATGCAAAAACCGAGATTCTTCTTTAAGTTTACGTGCATCCATCATGATTGCGGATGTGGCTGAACGTTATCAACTGCCGATTGATGGAGATGACAAAGAGTTCCAGGAACTTTGCCTTGATATCACATACTTCACCTTGGATTTATGCACGGACGACCAAGAAGAAGATCTACAAAACAAGATTATAGAAGCATGCAAAAAGGTGTAG
- the gvpO gene encoding gas vesicle protein GvpO: MKLLDNVTQFFNQNIAPPHKIISAKKQDDGWRALVEIIEEKEYMKKYANDQMIGLYEVFLDNNHEVTGFSRISLRYRSDLEEKTEVEH, encoded by the coding sequence ATGAAACTGTTAGACAACGTTACTCAATTTTTCAATCAGAATATTGCTCCTCCTCACAAGATTATTTCTGCTAAGAAGCAGGATGACGGCTGGAGAGCATTAGTTGAAATTATTGAAGAAAAAGAATATATGAAAAAATATGCCAATGATCAAATGATTGGACTTTATGAAGTGTTTTTAGATAACAATCATGAAGTAACTGGTTTTTCCAGAATAAGTTTACGCTACCGCAGTGATTTAGAAGAAAAAACTGAAGTTGAACATTAA
- the gvpA gene encoding gas vesicle structural protein GvpA → MAIQKSTDSSSLAEVVDRILDKGIVIDAFARVSVVGIELITVEARVVIASVDTWLRYAEAVGLLRDEVEEEGIGGRLAEQRLGSQSQDSEESNERGEFSI, encoded by the coding sequence ATGGCTATACAAAAATCAACAGATAGTTCAAGTCTCGCAGAGGTAGTAGACCGTATTCTTGATAAAGGGATTGTAATTGATGCGTTTGCACGTGTATCTGTTGTCGGTATCGAACTAATAACGGTAGAAGCAAGAGTGGTGATCGCAAGTGTAGATACATGGCTCCGTTATGCAGAAGCCGTAGGTCTCCTTCGCGATGAAGTAGAAGAAGAAGGTATTGGAGGCCGTCTCGCAGAACAGCGTCTGGGCTCTCAATCTCAAGATTCTGAGGAATCCAATGAACGAGGCGAATTTAGCATTTAA
- the gvpQ gene encoding gas vesicle protein GvpQ yields MEVSEEKPNKEQSSNDDSLLNDLGGGVKEKAKSFREKVPSFSELKRRTEHPFEFADEATDEIQDASQEVTEEAQDEASDYLAQQYKEQLRREIEQLRTNLEEKKQENAKKVHERADDAEKKLQEKLLQLREKIASVRESGEELQEKIKESQRSRNSDRRTKGVESIKGISNVRSSSKLKGPSNIKGLSQMKSAPQVKSSTDLKGVNELKSSNSIKGPTDAKGLNNIKSAPNVKGPKDVKGIEDIKTYHG; encoded by the coding sequence ATGGAAGTGAGCGAAGAAAAACCTAATAAAGAGCAATCTTCTAACGACGATTCCCTCCTTAACGATCTTGGAGGAGGTGTTAAGGAGAAAGCAAAAAGTTTTCGTGAAAAAGTTCCAAGTTTCTCTGAACTCAAAAGGAGAACAGAACACCCTTTTGAATTCGCGGATGAAGCAACTGATGAAATCCAGGATGCTTCCCAGGAAGTTACGGAAGAAGCGCAGGATGAAGCCAGTGACTATTTAGCCCAACAATATAAAGAACAATTGCGAAGAGAAATTGAACAATTAAGAACCAACCTCGAAGAGAAGAAGCAGGAAAATGCCAAGAAGGTTCATGAAAGAGCGGATGACGCTGAGAAGAAGCTGCAAGAAAAACTTTTGCAGCTCCGTGAAAAGATCGCTTCTGTAAGAGAGTCTGGCGAAGAACTTCAAGAAAAGATAAAAGAAAGCCAACGCTCTCGAAACTCTGACAGAAGAACTAAGGGCGTAGAAAGCATTAAAGGTATATCGAACGTCAGGAGCTCTTCCAAGCTTAAAGGTCCCTCTAATATAAAGGGGCTCAGTCAAATGAAAAGTGCTCCGCAGGTAAAAAGTTCAACCGATCTAAAAGGTGTGAATGAGCTCAAGAGTTCCAACAGCATTAAGGGGCCAACAGATGCTAAGGGTCTGAATAACATCAAGAGTGCTCCCAACGTCAAAGGTCCTAAAGATGTGAAGGGAATTGAAGATATCAAAACATATCATGGATAA
- a CDS encoding fumarylacetoacetate hydrolase family protein gives MKYIRYRKEGTIYYGVLESETITRLDGNYIEGPVQKISATDSLDEVEVLAPTEPGQLIAIGLNYALHAEEQGKPLPEEPMMFMLSPTAVIGHNAGITLPTEDHRIDYEAELAVVIGKEAKDVTREEALSYVFGYTCGNDVSDRYLQKKDGQYTRAKSYATFKPLGPVIETDLDPSQTPIKLSLNGEVKQNSNTSDLIHSVEEILVQVSKVMTLKPGDVLMTGTPSGVGPLSPGDELEIEIEGIGKLRNYVNN, from the coding sequence ATGAAGTACATTCGTTATCGTAAAGAAGGTACAATTTATTATGGGGTGCTCGAAAGCGAGACGATAACCCGGCTGGATGGCAATTACATAGAAGGTCCTGTTCAAAAGATATCTGCGACCGATTCGCTGGACGAGGTGGAGGTTTTGGCCCCTACTGAACCGGGCCAGCTTATTGCTATAGGTCTGAATTATGCTCTTCACGCTGAAGAACAGGGGAAGCCTCTGCCTGAGGAGCCAATGATGTTCATGCTGTCACCAACAGCCGTCATCGGGCACAATGCTGGTATTACCTTGCCAACAGAAGATCACCGGATTGATTATGAAGCCGAATTAGCTGTAGTAATTGGGAAAGAAGCGAAGGATGTAACCAGAGAAGAAGCTTTATCTTATGTATTTGGTTACACGTGTGGCAATGATGTATCCGACCGCTATTTGCAGAAGAAAGATGGCCAGTATACCCGGGCCAAGTCTTATGCTACCTTTAAACCGCTCGGTCCAGTAATTGAGACCGACCTTGACCCAAGTCAAACCCCAATCAAACTTTCATTGAATGGGGAAGTTAAGCAGAATTCTAATACAAGTGACTTAATCCATAGTGTAGAAGAAATACTGGTACAGGTCTCTAAAGTGATGACACTAAAGCCAGGGGATGTTCTTATGACAGGAACGCCATCAGGAGTTGGACCGCTTTCTCCTGGAGATGAATTAGAAATTGAAATCGAAGGCATAGGTAAGCTGCGCAATTATGTAAATAATTAA
- a CDS encoding acyltransferase family protein → MKKGFVNEIFFIRFVACMCVVLIHSITMTRSNLDVSASTTSVTYIINMSMMFATPVFVMISEFLLSYSYPDRLPKSFWKKRILYILVPYLVLAAVYSMYALGIDGLTWAAFSELFFKKTLLGAWHGYFVLIIFQFYALHFLLKKSFDRFPPLLVIGLALMINLMYLGFFNFKGTISGLEFMWEYYQLPFLGWFFYFTVAYYAGKHLDEFLFYLKKYRFWVIGGAVFAGIIPIYLRVSGILTAVSSKRFDIIFYTFLVFCVLYLIAMKLNKVPKPVLWISSCSYSIYLLHPLFQYNAVGWFESIQLPSNLVVYILAFFVLGVAGPIVMSYLFNLVPFGSLVTGRINMPKLGPSSSQKPAVNKGKAS, encoded by the coding sequence TTGAAAAAAGGCTTTGTAAACGAAATTTTCTTTATTCGATTTGTCGCTTGTATGTGTGTTGTTCTTATTCATTCTATTACAATGACCCGAAGCAACCTCGACGTATCAGCTTCTACAACAAGCGTCACCTACATAATTAATATGAGCATGATGTTCGCCACACCGGTCTTCGTCATGATTTCGGAGTTTTTGCTATCTTACTCTTATCCTGACCGTCTCCCGAAATCATTTTGGAAGAAAAGAATACTATATATTCTGGTTCCTTACCTCGTGCTCGCAGCTGTTTATTCCATGTATGCCCTTGGCATCGACGGATTAACGTGGGCAGCCTTTAGCGAGTTATTCTTTAAGAAAACACTCCTTGGCGCCTGGCACGGATATTTCGTACTGATTATTTTTCAGTTTTATGCACTGCATTTCTTATTAAAGAAATCCTTTGACCGCTTTCCTCCGCTATTGGTGATCGGACTTGCCTTAATGATTAACCTTATGTATCTTGGATTTTTTAACTTTAAAGGTACGATCTCAGGTCTTGAATTTATGTGGGAGTATTATCAACTTCCGTTTCTCGGATGGTTTTTCTACTTCACTGTTGCTTATTACGCAGGAAAACACCTCGACGAGTTTCTTTTCTATCTGAAGAAATATAGATTTTGGGTTATCGGTGGAGCAGTCTTTGCCGGCATCATTCCAATTTATTTAAGAGTATCCGGCATATTGACCGCTGTCAGCTCAAAAAGGTTTGATATCATTTTCTACACGTTCCTTGTATTTTGTGTCCTCTATCTGATTGCTATGAAATTAAATAAGGTACCGAAGCCTGTCCTTTGGATTAGCAGCTGTTCCTACAGCATTTATCTGCTTCACCCCTTATTTCAATACAATGCGGTCGGCTGGTTTGAGTCCATTCAACTGCCATCTAATTTAGTCGTTTATATTTTGGCATTCTTTGTTTTAGGTGTAGCAGGCCCTATCGTTATGAGTTATCTATTTAATCTGGTTCCTTTTGGGAGTTTAGTAACTGGACGAATTAATATGCCGAAGCTCGGCCCCTCTTCTTCTCAAAAACCAGCTGTCAACAAAGGGAAAGCATCCTAA
- a CDS encoding pyroglutamyl-peptidase I, with translation MKKLLLTGFEPFLNFAFNPTESIVEYLNGRTIGNYTIHGVVLPVDFNRSAEELITHYHHINPDAVITLGMAAHRKRITPERVAINIKDGAPDNDGYVPEDEPVQENGADAYFSKLPIKNIVTCLREKGIPAAISNTAGTYLCNNVMYSLLHELHQTDKTIPAGFVHIPASFEIAMDEPEMPAWPLSTLQEGIETMIQTLE, from the coding sequence ATGAAAAAATTATTATTAACAGGTTTTGAACCTTTTTTAAATTTTGCGTTCAACCCGACCGAATCCATCGTAGAATATCTGAATGGACGGACGATCGGAAATTATACTATCCACGGGGTGGTCCTGCCCGTAGATTTTAATCGTTCAGCTGAAGAGCTGATTACTCATTATCACCACATTAATCCCGATGCTGTCATCACATTAGGAATGGCGGCTCATCGCAAAAGAATTACACCCGAACGGGTAGCGATTAATATTAAAGACGGTGCTCCTGATAATGATGGATACGTCCCCGAGGATGAACCGGTTCAGGAAAATGGGGCTGATGCTTACTTTTCTAAGCTTCCTATTAAAAATATAGTTACATGTCTAAGAGAAAAAGGAATCCCCGCTGCAATTTCTAACACGGCGGGTACCTATCTTTGTAATAATGTTATGTATTCGCTGCTGCATGAACTCCATCAAACGGATAAAACGATCCCTGCAGGTTTTGTCCATATACCAGCATCTTTTGAAATTGCGATGGACGAGCCTGAGATGCCGGCTTGGCCTTTATCAACCCTGCAAGAAGGTATCGAAACGATGATTCAGACCCTGGAGTAA
- a CDS encoding DUF3899 domain-containing protein, which translates to MKIYIITLLLSFSAWFLIQWGMGLEEAEVINESFYWGLILLIIGASFYIGQTGFLQLFFGGFKRLSQLIVPHSRAQERADERIAEDFEWRDWKEVWLSRGKLIFLAAGGGSILYSIILLCLLS; encoded by the coding sequence TTGAAAATCTACATTATTACATTGTTACTCTCATTTTCTGCATGGTTTTTGATTCAGTGGGGAATGGGTCTTGAGGAAGCAGAAGTAATCAACGAATCATTTTATTGGGGGCTCATTCTTCTTATTATTGGAGCCAGCTTTTATATTGGCCAAACGGGATTTCTTCAACTTTTTTTCGGAGGTTTTAAGAGACTCTCTCAATTGATCGTTCCACATTCGAGAGCTCAGGAGCGCGCAGATGAGAGAATTGCAGAAGATTTCGAATGGAGAGATTGGAAAGAAGTATGGCTTAGTCGCGGTAAGTTGATCTTCTTAGCAGCAGGGGGAGGATCCATACTGTATTCTATTATTCTTTTGTGTCTCCTCTCATAA
- a CDS encoding STAS domain-containing protein: protein MSSQYNLASSEFHSLKSVSSKMFEIISRQLNVNTAYVTKRGDTAMTVLCSFNREDEIIPEGYSVEYGGTYCRLIISEDNNFMHTSNLSKDELTRELEVTSQLEVKGFLGVTLKNTDGHVFGTLCVMDKEEKDFSKEDVEYLKSMADILSHLIDLDETKYNMGLLNVPIIPITSGVSILTLQGIIDGYRADKIMETVLQYGVDHDIDSFVIDLSGLVIVDNTFPSVLIELVRSLKLMGMETIMTGITPEIAKHEVNNTQLLHLNTKTVPNLETALEYIGFRLIEKQET from the coding sequence ATGTCTAGTCAATATAATTTAGCCTCTTCCGAATTTCATTCATTAAAATCGGTGTCCAGTAAAATGTTTGAAATCATCAGCAGGCAATTAAATGTAAATACAGCATATGTTACAAAGCGTGGCGACACAGCGATGACAGTTCTTTGCTCGTTTAATAGAGAGGACGAAATTATTCCAGAAGGTTATAGCGTGGAGTATGGCGGCACCTACTGCCGACTGATTATCTCGGAAGATAACAACTTCATGCACACGAGTAATTTATCAAAAGATGAATTAACTAGAGAACTCGAAGTTACCTCCCAGTTGGAAGTGAAAGGCTTTCTTGGTGTCACGTTAAAAAACACAGATGGTCACGTATTCGGTACCTTATGTGTGATGGATAAAGAAGAAAAGGACTTCAGTAAAGAAGATGTAGAATATTTAAAGTCAATGGCGGACATTCTTTCTCATCTTATTGACTTGGATGAAACAAAATATAACATGGGTCTTTTAAACGTCCCTATTATTCCGATTACAAGCGGCGTTTCTATCTTAACACTGCAAGGTATTATTGATGGGTACAGAGCCGATAAAATTATGGAAACGGTACTTCAGTACGGAGTTGATCACGACATCGACTCTTTCGTTATCGACTTGTCCGGACTGGTAATCGTGGATAACACCTTTCCAAGTGTGCTGATTGAACTGGTGCGATCTTTAAAACTAATGGGAATGGAAACCATTATGACGGGGATTACGCCGGAAATTGCCAAACATGAAGTTAACAATACTCAGCTTCTTCATCTAAATACTAAAACGGTGCCGAATCTGGAGACCGCGCTTGAGTATATTGGATTTAGGTTGATTGAAAAGCAGGAAACGTAA